A region of the Pseudarthrobacter phenanthrenivorans Sphe3 genome:
TTCTTTCCGCCGGCGGTGACCAGCAGGTCCTTTTTCCTGCCCGTCACGGTGAGGAACCCGTCCGAATCGATCTGCCCAAGATCCCCGGTCCGGAAGAACCCGTCCACGAAGGCCTCGGCGTTGGCAGCCGCGTTGGCGTGATAGCCCTTGAAAACCCCGATCCCCTTGACCAGGATTTCGCCGTCTTCCGCCACCCGGATGGTGGTGCCGGGAATGGGTATCCCCACCGAGCCCACCCGCGTCCGTGACGGAGTGTTGGCCGTACATGGTGCCGTGGTTTCGGTCAGGCCGTAACCTTCCAGCACCGGGATCCCTGCACCCCGGAAGAAGTGGGCGTCCTCGAGGGCCAGCGGGCTCGCCCCGCATACGGTGTACCCCACCTGGCCGCCCAGGGCCTGCCGCAGGCGGGGATACAGCAGCCGGTCGAAGATGCCGTGCCGGATCCGGCAGAGCAGCCCGGGGCCGTTGCCCTCGCCGCGGTTTCTTTTGTCCTCCGCCTGGGAGTATTCGATGGCTGTCGCTGAAGCCGCTTTGAAGAGCCCGGCCTTGCCCGCCAGGGCGGCTTTGTGCGCCGCGGTTGCCCTGACCTTCTCGAAAATCCGGGGCACCACCAGCAGGAAGGTGGGCCGGAACGTTTGCAGATCGTCCAGGAGCTGGGCGGCTCCCGGGGTGTGGCCCAGCGTGGCCCCTGCGGCAAGGCAGACCACCTGCACTGCGCGGGCCAGGACATGGGCCAGGGGCAGGAACATCAGCGTACGGGCCTGATCCTGCAGCAGCGGTTCCGGGAGGAACGCCACGATGTTCTTGGCCACCAGGGCGAAGTTGCCGTGGGTGATTTCGCAGCCCTTGGGATTGCCCGTGGTGCCGGAGGTGTAAACCAGCGATGCGACGTCGTCCAGGCCTGCCCGGCTGCGGTGCCGCTCAAGCTCGGCGTCGGTGACCCCGGCCCCGGCGGCGGCGAGGCTGGCAAGGTCCGGTGCCTCGCCGTCGTAATCCATCCGCACCACGTTGACCAGCCTGTCCCGGAGAAGGGCCGAGCCGGCCACGACATCCGTGACCAGGTCGACGGTTGGGCGATCCCCCGCAAAGACGCGGCGCACCCCCGCGTCACGGATGATCCACTCCACCTGCCGGGCGGAGGACGTCTCGTAGATGGGAACCGTAACCCCGCCGGCAAACCAGATGGCGAAATCCACCAGCGTCCACTCGTACGAGGTGGGGGACATGACGGCCACCGTGTCGCCGGGCTCGATTCCGCCGGCAATCAGGCCTTTTGCCAGGGCGCTGACGTCCTGGAGAAAGGTATGGGCGCTCACGTCCACCCACCCGTTGGGCCCCTTCCGCCGGTACAGGGCATGGGCAGGGTTGGCCGCATGCTGTTCCAGCAGAAGGTCAGTCACGTTGCTGGCGGCATCAAGCTCAACCAGCAGTTCAGTGCTTGCTTCTCTCACAGCAGGTCTCCGTTCCGCTGCCACGCCGCGGCAGCGGCTCCATCGG
Encoded here:
- a CDS encoding AMP-dependent synthetase/ligase translates to MREASTELLVELDAASNVTDLLLEQHAANPAHALYRRKGPNGWVDVSAHTFLQDVSALAKGLIAGGIEPGDTVAVMSPTSYEWTLVDFAIWFAGGVTVPIYETSSARQVEWIIRDAGVRRVFAGDRPTVDLVTDVVAGSALLRDRLVNVVRMDYDGEAPDLASLAAAGAGVTDAELERHRSRAGLDDVASLVYTSGTTGNPKGCEITHGNFALVAKNIVAFLPEPLLQDQARTLMFLPLAHVLARAVQVVCLAAGATLGHTPGAAQLLDDLQTFRPTFLLVVPRIFEKVRATAAHKAALAGKAGLFKAASATAIEYSQAEDKRNRGEGNGPGLLCRIRHGIFDRLLYPRLRQALGGQVGYTVCGASPLALEDAHFFRGAGIPVLEGYGLTETTAPCTANTPSRTRVGSVGIPIPGTTIRVAEDGEILVKGIGVFKGYHANAAANAEAFVDGFFRTGDLGQIDSDGFLTVTGRKKDLLVTAGGKNVAPGPLEEKIRAHHLVGHAVVVGDGMPFISALVTLDPEGMDNWRSEQGLPSLPASEAINDPEVLAAVQEAVDQANLLVSKAESIRSFSLIDAQFTVESGHLTPSLKLKRAAVVRDYGEEIARLYA